The genomic region CACCAATTAACGTCTTACCGCTTGCTGTCGGTGCTGATACTAAAAGATTCATACTATTGAACAATCCCTTCTTAACAGCACTTTTCTGAACAGGGTTGAGCCTTGTGATCCCTCTATTTTTCAATAATTCAATATAAGTTCTCGGAAAACCATATTCTAAAAGCTTCTCAACATCCAACTCTTTACCACACCCATCCATGTTCCAGATAATACTAAAATGGTTTAAAACCCGGATATATTATTTGTAATCAATTAGTTTATAATTGGGGGACTAAATAGTGGAACGTAAAATTTTTCACCAACTAATAGGGTTGAATGAAGTTTTCAAAGTTGTAGAAAAATATTATCCCTTGAAGCCTCTCGGCGAAGAATATGTTGACCTAATTAATTCTTCTGGCAGAGTATTAGCCGAAGATATTTATGCACCAATAGATCATCCTCCATTTGATAGAAGCGAAGTCGATGGTTATGCTGTTAGGAGCATGGATATTAGAGGAGCAGACGATCTACACCCTGTTAAGCTAAAAGTTATAGGGGGAATCGAGCCTGGGGAGAAACCATCTACAGAGATTAGAAAAGGAGAAGCTGTAGAAATCGCTACAGGAGCAATGATCCCTAGAGGAGCAGATACTGTAGTCATGGTCGAATACACTAGGCGGGAAAATAATGAAGTAGAAATATATCGTGCAGCCGCTCCAGGAGAAAATATTGCTTCTACGGGAAGCGATATATCTATGGGAGACCTTGTATTATTGAAGGGGACTATTATAACCCCAAATATAATTGGCTTACTCTCCGGTCTAGGGGTTAACAAGGTAAAAGTATATGTTAAACCAAAAGTAGCAGTATTCTCAACGGGCAACGAAGTAGTAGAGCCCGGAGAAAAACTTGTTGCAGGAAAAGTATTTGATGTTAATGGATATCTTGTTACTTCATCTCTAAACGAGATGGGTGTAGATGCTAAATTTATTGGTAGACTCCCAGATAACGAAGAAATTATTTACTCTGAGATCAAGAAAGCCCTTACATGGGCAGACATAGTTATTACAAGCGGAGGAACAAGTGCTGGATTAGGAGACACTATTTATAGAGTATTCGAAAAACTAGGCGAACCAGGAGTAATTGTTCACGGATTAAAAACGAAGCCTGGAAAACCAACAGTTATCGCCGTTGCAGATAAGAAACTATTATTTGGTTTACCTGGATTCCCACTATCATGCTACATGATATTCGACCAAATCGTAAAGCCTATAATGTATAAACTATTGGGAACAAGGCCTCCTAGAAGAAGAAAAATACGTGCTAGACTAGCTTATAGAATTAAGAAACCCCTAGGTAAAACATGGCTATTACCAGTATCCCTCATAGAAACCCCTCAAGGATACACAGCATATCCCGTCTCAATTAAGAGTGGTAGCATATCACCATTTATTTATAGTGATGGATACGTTATTCTCCCAGAAAATACTGATCTACTCCTCGAAGACTCAGTTGTGGAAACAGTATTGTTCAGAGACCTAGAAAGCCTACCTAGACTCGTGATTATAGGTAGCAATGATATCTTACTTTACCATATACTTGTACAGTATGGTTTAGCTGATCAAACAAGAATGATATCTACCGGGAGCATGGGGGGATGGAGAGCTATAAAGAGAGGAGAAGCAGATATAGCACCAACACATCTACTAGATGAAGAAACACTCGAATACAATGTTCCATTCTTAGAAAAATTCGGTCTAAAAAGAAAAGCCGTCTTATTACGAGGATATGAGCGAAGACTTGGAATACTTGTTGCAAAAGGTAATCCTAAGAAAATAACGGGGATCAGGGATTTCCTTAGAAACGACATAGTGATCGTGAATAGAACAAGAGGCTCTGGAACACGCGTATACCTAGACTATGTATTGAGAAAACTAGCTGAGAAAGAAAATATATCGTTTCAAGACATAGTTGAGAAAATCAATGGATACATGTATGAAGTGAAAACACATACAGCTGTTGCAGCAGCTATAGCTCAGGGTAGAGCAGATGCAGGAATAGCTGTTGAAATGGCTGCTAAAATGTATAATCTAGACTTTATACCCTTAACTTGGGAAAAATATGACTTCCTCATATTGAGGGAACGCATGGATAAAAAACTAGTCAGAGAATTCATCAATACACTTAAGTCGCTAGGAGAGAAGAAAAATGAAATCCAGAACCAGTTCCCAGGCTATAGATTACCAAATAATATTGGAGAGATCATTGCTGAGTAGAGTCTAGAAACTCTCTAGACTTCCTAATATAGTTTATCTTGAACAATCTATAATTTTTCCTATGCTTAACAATATGTTCATCTAAGTATGCATCCACCTTTGCATATAAAGCTATAAGATATGTTCCAAGAGAAATTATAGATAATAAAACATCTTTTAATCCAAGAATGAATGGTTCGTAATCATCATATTCATTATTATTGATTCTATTAAATAATTCACGAGTAATCTTATTCTCATATACAATATGTCTATTAAATAATTCTATCTGGAAAAATAAAAGGATCGAGAGAGAAGCATGGAAAAGAAGTATAAGCAGTATCGAAAAAAATGGGTTTTCCGCTATGAGAAGAGATAAATATGGAACAATTAATAGGACAGGCATATATTTTAAAGGAGACTTCTCAATAGCTAGAAACTTTATAAGATAATTATATGATTCCCCTCTTAACCCTAAGTTTATTATTTTCAACATATCCTCTATATGTGAGTGTAGATATTTGGAAACCTCTATGTGATTATTTAGCTTTCTAAGAATAAGTATATGAAGTACGAATATAATTGTTGATCCAAGCAGTCCTACCAGTAACTCGGCAACATAAATGAATTGATTCCATTTAATAAAATATGATAAAATAAGGAATAAAGCGTAAACAGTGATTAAGGAAGAAGAATATATTAGTGAACTAGGTATTCTCCTAAAACTATGCAATCTCTTAGAAATAATATCACATGCCCTCAGTAGATCACTAATTTTCGTCTCGAAACTTGACATTATATGTTCTAGCCCTCCATAACTAGTTTATGCACCTTGTATAAGTACCGGCTTGTTTTAACTGCTTTAACGGATACTTCATATAGTTTCCCATGATAAATAACAAAGTGTCTTCGTTTAATACTGTTCCCCCGAAGGATCTTAATTACTTCTTCAACCATCCAATGAAGCTGTGTACAATGAAGACTTCCATCAACTGTTAAAACTGATACTTCATCATATTTTCCACGAGCAAGTATTCCTGCAAGCTTAAACCCAACCATATTTACGTGTTCCGCTTCTAGACAAACAGATAATAAGGCATACTCATTTTTAAACTTCTCCAATGTTTCAGGATGCTCTAGCTCAACGCATCTCCCAATAATTAATAACTTCTTCTTATCTCTAAAAATCCTCGATTTAGCATTAATATCTATGAGTCTAGGTATTCTATACATACTTTTCACAACTCTTCTATCTCTTTTAACAGAGTTCTTAATGATAAAGAATATATTTTACAATTGGATCAATATATAATATGGGTGTTATAAGAATTGCCCGAGGTAAGAACTGGGCCAGTTA from Staphylothermus marinus F1 harbors:
- a CDS encoding molybdopterin biosynthesis protein — translated: MERKIFHQLIGLNEVFKVVEKYYPLKPLGEEYVDLINSSGRVLAEDIYAPIDHPPFDRSEVDGYAVRSMDIRGADDLHPVKLKVIGGIEPGEKPSTEIRKGEAVEIATGAMIPRGADTVVMVEYTRRENNEVEIYRAAAPGENIASTGSDISMGDLVLLKGTIITPNIIGLLSGLGVNKVKVYVKPKVAVFSTGNEVVEPGEKLVAGKVFDVNGYLVTSSLNEMGVDAKFIGRLPDNEEIIYSEIKKALTWADIVITSGGTSAGLGDTIYRVFEKLGEPGVIVHGLKTKPGKPTVIAVADKKLLFGLPGFPLSCYMIFDQIVKPIMYKLLGTRPPRRRKIRARLAYRIKKPLGKTWLLPVSLIETPQGYTAYPVSIKSGSISPFIYSDGYVILPENTDLLLEDSVVETVLFRDLESLPRLVIIGSNDILLYHILVQYGLADQTRMISTGSMGGWRAIKRGEADIAPTHLLDEETLEYNVPFLEKFGLKRKAVLLRGYERRLGILVAKGNPKKITGIRDFLRNDIVIVNRTRGSGTRVYLDYVLRKLAEKENISFQDIVEKINGYMYEVKTHTAVAAAIAQGRADAGIAVEMAAKMYNLDFIPLTWEKYDFLILRERMDKKLVREFINTLKSLGEKKNEIQNQFPGYRLPNNIGEIIAE